CCGGCTCCGGATTAATAAGTAGTGATTGACAGAAAACTCTTAATGTTGAAAATCAAATTCAGGTGTTTTCTGGCAATCACAAATTAACCCCTTGATCTTTTATGGATTCATTAACACAATTGGCACTTGGCGCGGCCACAGGCGAAGCGGTGCTTGGCAAAAAATTGGGAAATAAAGCCGTGCTTTGGGGCGCCGCCGCAGGTTCCCTTTCAGATATGGATGTGATCCCGGGAATGTTCCTCGACACTCCTGACAGGTTGCTTTTTCATCGGGGATTCTCCCATTCAATCATTTTTATCATCCTTGCAACGATTTTTTTTGCCTGGCTTTTTTCAAAGATTTACAAGCATAAATTGATTTCCCGAAAGGAGTGGCTATTTTATTTCGGATTGATATTCTCCGGCAGCATTTTGATTGATGCGCTTACCACTTACGGTACCCAATTGCTCTGGCCATTAAAATACCGCTTCGAGTTCAATACGATTTTCGTGGTTGATCCGCTCTTCACCCTGCCATTGCTGGTCACACTCACTTGGCTTATGTTTAAAAGAAAGGATTCCGCCATAAGGAAACGATTGAGCAACATTGGGTTAATTCTTGCCGGTGGCTATTTGCTTCTGACAATCGTCAATAAGCAGGTTATCAATTCAGTATTCAAAAATGCACTCGAAAATCAGGAGCTGACATACACAAGAATGATTTCCAACCCTACTCCTTTAAACCAATTGCTTTGGACAGCTATAGCTGAAACCGACAGTGGTTATATGATCGGGTATTATTCGCACTTTGACCGCGATAAAAATATTACGTTCGCTTTTTTACCAAAAAATCATGAGTTGCTCTTTCCAGTAAACCATGATCCGGAGGTGAATAAAATTTTGCGATTCACAAAAGGGTTTTACACCGTCGAACCAGACAGTGAAGGATTTCTTGTGAATGACCTGCGATTTGGAAAAATTACCAATTGGAAAACCGGAGAAGGGGATTTTGTGTTCCGTTATAACATCAATATCGCTTCAGAGCCGGTGACCGTAACACAGGCTGAACAGCGTTTTGAAGGGGGGGCTGAAGTGATGGTTCAACTCTGGCAAAGGATGTTAGGGAAAAAAGATTTTTAGCCGAAGCTTC
This sequence is a window from Bacteroidales bacterium. Protein-coding genes within it:
- a CDS encoding metal-dependent hydrolase, with amino-acid sequence MDSLTQLALGAATGEAVLGKKLGNKAVLWGAAAGSLSDMDVIPGMFLDTPDRLLFHRGFSHSIIFIILATIFFAWLFSKIYKHKLISRKEWLFYFGLIFSGSILIDALTTYGTQLLWPLKYRFEFNTIFVVDPLFTLPLLVTLTWLMFKRKDSAIRKRLSNIGLILAGGYLLLTIVNKQVINSVFKNALENQELTYTRMISNPTPLNQLLWTAIAETDSGYMIGYYSHFDRDKNITFAFLPKNHELLFPVNHDPEVNKILRFTKGFYTVEPDSEGFLVNDLRFGKITNWKTGEGDFVFRYNINIASEPVTVTQAEQRFEGGAEVMVQLWQRMLGKKDF